The Coregonus clupeaformis isolate EN_2021a chromosome 35, ASM2061545v1, whole genome shotgun sequence genome includes the window tgatatcatggctggtcagtccttgcatccatagctctatgaatttgagagtggttacatttctcctggcccctccctcagctttttaccaaaatagAGGCCGGGTGACCGCTTTGCTATTGTTTCAATTAGACTCTAGCTTTAATTAGGTTCGTCAAATTAAAGATTTGCTGTTGGAATAAGAAAACAATTATTGCACATGGGATGCTGTCCCATAACATTTTGCACAGGTGTCAGTGGCAGAAAATGGCGATAACACAGCTTTCCCAAAAAAAATCTACAATTTGTTACAAGTGGTCATTATCTTGCTTTTACAGTTAATGACATAATCTAGCAGCATTTGCTGGTCTATTATCAGGATTTTTCATAACAGACACTTGAGGACACTCAGCCATGTAGATCCATTTATGTAACAATAGTTCAGCAGATCAAAGCTTGAGTCTTCCAAGAATGGGTCACATTTTCTTTATTGTGGCTTGGAGTAACCCATCCTTGGATAGGCACTGCACAAAGAGGCTGAAAGTCAAAGTTCACCTACAAAAGGTTGGCATGAATGGATGCTGGCTTCATAACGTTAATGTGTTCAATGTAAGTCCCAGTCAAACCGACAGTTTTAAATGAGAATAGGCATTGCAGGAAAATGAGAAAGAGGAATGACCGAGAGACTATAGTCTCGGCTCCCTGCACCTGCCTTCAGAGAAGATAAGGGTTGTTAAAATGATCAAAGGCCCGATCCCACAAACAGACGCTTGGAACACCTGAGATTGGCTTTACACCGTCAAAGCcctttaatgttgctgtgtgACTAATGACAAAGGACGCCACACAACTCCAGCAGCCACTCCTTCAGAGGGACCACCGCCATGGCAAACATAGGAGTTAACAGTATTTCAAGGAAGGCTTTTCACATGAAAATACAATTGAGTGTCCATCATTTCTCTTTTGTCCTCTTGTACAGTGACATTACTTTTCGTGCATGCAGTACCTCCCACAACCAGCTCTCCATCTGCATGTCGTGGTTGGCATAGAAGCGCAAGGGCTGCTTCACAGCATCATAGTAGTGGTCAGAGAAGTCTGCAAAGTTTTTTGTGATGAACCCATAGGCAGACACCTGCAGGAGGGTAGGAGATTTGTTCACTTATGCATGAATGGCATTCTCAGTCAGCTGTGTAAATATCTGCATGCATAGTTCAGGCTATAATACAGTTTCAGTATAGCATCTAGCCttcaatacagatgtaggatcttacaTTAAACGTGTGTATTTGacatttaaaaaggcttctgaagtgtCATTTCCACTttcaaatttcagacttgattttcccttacaaaaaaagatcaacccctacaaaaatgtccatgaattataatccacttttactgttgctgcaggattatgttaATTACATCTGACACAATCAATATGGAATAACTGTATATGGGGTCTATACCAGGACTATAAAAAGAGGATGTCATGGTTTCCCAATAAATCACTTCCATACTTGCCAAATTGCCATATGTCATTAGACACTTGGTTGGTTAAACAGTGACCAATAGATTACCAATGACAAAGCATGTGGTGATGTGACCTGACCTGGTCACACATGTGCAGGGCGGTCAGAAGCATCAGAGCACCAGTGCTGGGCATGTAGAGCTGACTGTACTTCAGCAGGGGAGACTTCAGAAACCTGTGCAGCATTGACAGTCAATAGTCATCAATGTTAAAAGCAGCCAATAATTATCTAAAAGTCTCCATTTGACTTGGCAATACGAGTCCCCTTACCTTTGCGTTACATATGTAATAAAATCTGGATTAAGCATTTTAAAGTGCTGAACTGGTGGCTTAAATCCAAAGTATTGAGAGGGCCTGTTTGAGGGGACAAATGTAGTATGAGGTGAAAAAACATTTTCCATTAAGAATGTTACCTGAAAAAAATGTCAATAATCAATAGCAAGGGAGCTTACAAATAGACGAGTATCGTCAAGTGAATTGTATGCCTACAGCCATACCACCACTCACAAGATTCTATCCATTGCGCACTGCACTACATTCATAGAAATACAACGGCACCATCTTGTGGTGAATTACAGCGGAGATAAACCCATTCACCAGCATAAGTGCAAGATCGTTGTACTTTCCTTGACCACAGTACTGTAACACACCATTGTATCATGCTGTTCAAATGTACTACTCTTCTTAATGACCCTCTCAACTCACCAGTCCCCCTTGTCATGACCGGAGGTGACAGTGAGACCCTGGATAGCAGCTGACATCATCACATAGTCACGTTTGTTGGATGGAATGAAGATATATCGGCCTCTCTGCAGATAGGAAATAGTCAAAGCTTTAAGGAATAGTTGCATAAACAACCACTCAGTGTGACAAATTCCTAACACTTTAAAATGGACCGGATTCAACACTGTagcccagggtttcccaaacttggtcctcgtgaccccaaggggtgcatgttttggtttttgccctagcacttcacagcggattcaaataatcaacaagctttgataatttgaatcagctgtgtagcgtTAGGGCAAAAACATGCACTCTTTGGGGCcccgaggacagagtttgggaaacgctgcgtGTAGCCTGTCCCACAAGTTCTTACCCGCCCCTGTGGGACCTTGCTGAAGCCATCTTTTCTGTAAAATTTGAGGGAATTCTTCATAGTATTTGTGGTGAACCCATAGAAAGATGTCTTTGTGCCCACGTCCTCCTCAAAGTGCTTGGTGATTGCCCCATTGACCCTGGAATTAATAATTTACCATCAGTCTATTACTTTTGCGTTTGCTTATAAATTAAGTGGATCAGTATAAGGAAATATTTACAATTGCAACAACTTGATCTTAGTTATGTCAAAGAGCAATAAGAGAAGTCTAATAGGTTTTTGAAGCTGGTCAAAGGGGAGCTGCAGCAGCACTACTGACCTGAAGACAAAGTGGTGACTGTCGATGGCCCTGCCTTGTTTGGAGCCTCGAAGGATGCCGCCATTGCCTACCACAGCACAGCGGACACACTGATCAGGCCACCTGCGCTCAAACAGGCGGCTGCTGGATGAGTCGTTGAGCAGGGCCAAAGTGGATCTCACAACTGATCAAAAACAAAGAAGCAAAAAGGAGAGAGGACAATGTGTTTATATACAATATACCCGTAGTTTTGTTGAGATTATTAAATAGGGTCTTGGAGGGAATGTTCATACCGTCCTGGGGCAGGTCCTTCCAGCCATAGGGGGGCATATACTTCTCCAATCGCCCCCACTCTGAATGGCTGAAGCTCCCAGCCCACTGCAGCACAGGCACTTTAAAGTTAAAGCGTAGTCTGAAGAAGTCATCCTTCTTCACTGCTTTTCTCAGAGGACACAAACCCTCTAGCTGAGTAGAGAGACAGACCTCACTTGACATTGTACTGTACAAGACGTATACGTGTGCCTTTGTTCTATTAGAGGCGAGGCAACTACATAATCTCTGTGCGATTACCTTCTCTTCACCAGTTGCTGTGGTGTTGTCCCAAAGCTCCTCATCGCGAGTCCAAATGTTATCAAACTCTGTGTCTTGACTGGAAGGAGAAGACAACACATGTATTGAAAATGCACAACAAAGAGTTAAATCCACACAAAACCTTGTTAAGTGGACAGAAGCACATCAGACCAATCCAGCGGATTTGTTTAAATCAGGGATGGGCAATTTTGATGGGGCCCACAAAATCTAACCTCAtggctcgcgggtctgcgtaCTCACACATGCAGTTATATATTTAGCCTTTTTAGGGACCCTAAGCGAAATTTGAAGTGTAATTTCTgtaaatttcatgcaattctactcattttgccatggggcggagagaaaaggGCCGTTTTTAATATGACATCTGacagagtgactaacaaaatcaatgggggcccactGGTAGGTAATTAAACgacgtttagatagctggctgcaAAACTAACTTAAAATCAAATTTAAAaaatagctgacatgggctaattgagtgacataagagaaaaactgctgatgcacaaccaaatttcaaaattCCACTTGATGTATTGTACTAttttaactctcaacagtaagttgagaccctgacaaATTAAACCTATCAAAACAATTCCAAACATGCATTTTAAAAGGGACCTTTCCTTGGAACAGAGGAAAACAAGTGACAGGACACCTGACTTCAATTCAGATTAGAGTTCAAATTACTGCCATAAGTGTTGTTGTAGTTGTGATAATTACTGCTGTCTGAGTTGTGGAATcagaatattacatttacatccaCAATTTAAAAACCGGAGCACAAACAATGTCTAAACTGTAATGtagacattatttttttttttcaggaCAGGTCTGAACATCAATAAAACGAGGTCAGTTGTGGGATATAATAGGTCACACATCCGTTCCACATTAGCCTAGTCAGTGGCCTTACCACTAACTCAGAGCTTGACAAGACCGCAAGCATAACTTTAAAGACACCAGCAACACTGGAACCTCAAACGTCCTCTCATTTAGTAAAACATTTGAGTTTCAACTTTCAGCTGCAAAAATGAAGGTGGAGTCTTATGAATGGGAAACGGATTattacaacccccccccccataaaaaatgcATCAATGTGATAAATGTAATCTCATCTGCCAAAATCGAACCATTCCACAATAAGACACCAAAAAACTACAGTAGCAGTAGGTTGAGTGTGTCAATGTCCCAATTGAATGCAACAGGTCGTAGAATACCGAGGTAAAGACAGATGCAGATAGTCGATTTGCATGCGATTGGATTTTTGTTGGAATCTACAAATATTTGAGCGGGAAAACAATTTCAGAAATCACAGAATATTCACCTGTTCGCAAATCTGTCGTGGAAGAAGTTCAGGTCATAGTATTGTCCATACATAATCGTGGTTATAGTCAAACTTACACATAAAGCCCCTACTAGGAAGACACACTTCCTCAAAGAAATCGCCATATTTCTCAAAACTAGAGAATATAATATCTGGTGCTGTTTGAGTTAAAAAAAAGTTTGAGTTTAACTTTCCAGTTACAAGTCATTTTCTGCTCTAAATCCCAGGTCAGCTGGGCGAACAAGGTCCATATCCTTAATGACCCACGTGTTGTGCACAACAGGAGCAATACCATTGTTTTTCCTCTGCGTCTTTTTTCGGTCAGAATTTGATCTGTCCCGCAGACTATGATTGTGTTGTCTCCttcctgtttattttttatttttaactgtCAGTGCACCTTCCTCGTGTGTTGGGTTTCTTTATATGGAAACGTCTCAATTCACATTAATTGGCAGTTTAAAGAGGTGTGGCCATAATTAGGGAAATTCGGGCTGGCTTGCGTTTCAATGATTCTTTATAACTTCTACCTTTTTACCTTTTCAACTTGCTTAAACTTGATACATGATTAGACTACAATTTGAGGAGAGCGTAGTCTACATGTCATGCATTACATGTTCATTACAGGTGCCATTGTAGCTAGGATTTTAAGGCGTTGTCTTTGGAGTTATGAAATCATAGCTAGTGCCATATAAGAATTCTCATAAATTCAGATTCGTTACGTTActtaggctgcgtttagacaggcagcacaattctgatctttttaaaactaattggtattttgaccaatcagatcagctctgaaaaagacctgatgtgaaaagatctgatgtgattggtcaaaatacaaTTTAATGGACAAAagttcagaattgggctgcctgtgtaaacacatcCTTTGTGATCTAGAAATGACAGAGtgggatggatagaggggagTAAGTAATTACATAGATTTGCAGATGGACTGAGAAATCATTTTCCAGCATGACAGAATAGGATTGGGTTTTAATTGGTCTCCAGCTGATGACAGGAACCTTCAACCAGTAGAGCCCCTTTTCCCTTCCGTGACTAGATAAATAACCAAGGGCCAGGGGGAGCACCGAGAGACCAACAGCTGATGTCAAGGTGATTcctgtccagaccagaagaatgCAGCACAGATCAGAATGGGAACTCTGCTGCATTCCAGAATTTATTTCATGCAGAGATGGGAATGAGTGGTGTTCCCATAGAAATGTAATTTAAAGACGCACTCCAGCTATTTTTGAACTTTTCCTATTCTAAAACAATATCCCACGTTTAAATATAATAATGTACACACACTTAAAATTGGAATCCGTAGCGGTGAAACTGTCACATTCATTTGTGATATTACAACAGCAAAGACGTTACTTCAGACAATGAACACTGTTTTTGTCCGGCAGACATCATTGCACATCATTGCACGTGCaatagaacagcagagtatgtactcagatttattttattttattgttgctggAGCTCCTCTGccgtttaaaggtccaatgcagtcgtttttatctcaatatcaaatcatttctgggtaacaattaagtccATTACTGTGGTTTTCAattcaaatggtcaaaaagaagaaaaaaaaagcttcttagcaaagggcaatttctcaagcaagaattttgctaggactgtctgggagtggtgtgagtggggaggggaaaactgaaaattagctgttattggcagagaggtttggaactctttttcttattggtctattaaatcatttctgcatggtgatgtcaccatggaaggccaaaactccatcacaCCAatacaggctgaaatttcaggcggtcttttcaaacagctcttacactaaaagtgcattatcataattttcacaatttcacagtattattccaacctcatagtgtggaaatataccctcaccagccagtttattaggtataccACTCCATTtacgaaaatggatcgctcctacagacagtgagtcacgtggccgtggcttgttatataaagcaggcagacaggctttGAGGCATTCaattactgttcgattgaacgttagaatgggcaaagcgagtgacctaagcgactgagCGTGGTATGCCAGGCGCgctggatccagtatctcagaaacggccatcctcctgggcttttcacgcacaacagtgtctagggtttaccaagaatggtgcgacaaacaaaaaacatccagtcagcggcaatcctgtgggcgaaaacagctcgttgatgagagaggtcgaaggagaatggcaagaatcgtgcaagctagctaacaagcGGGCCACAAATGGACAAATAACAActcagtacaacagtggtgtgcagaactacatctcggaacgcacaacatgtcgatccttgtcacggacgggctattgcagcagacgaccacaccgggttccacttctatcagctaaaaacaagaagaagcggctccagtgggcacatgATCACCAACCTAATAAATGGGCcggtatataaaacacaggataatcacatttttgactgaaCTGTGGCtttaataaataaaacaaaaacaataataaaTGTGCCTGGAGCTGCCAGTGGCGCTGTTTCTCCAAGTGCAGAGTTTGGCTTTAAgggtaaaaaaaatatgttttgagtaacaacaacaaaaaatatcggTCTCCCACCTTGATTGAGGAACAATAGTGTCAGAGgacacctggaccacctattgaaaTATGCCTTTtattaagtaaatcaggtgataaATGAGCTGAAAATGAGACAAGTAGGACTTTCATTTGAGTTCTGTGGGTATTCCACTAAAACCCCTACTTTTTCTCTGATCCAGACTTTGTGTCCTTAATCTTCTCCATTGTCTCTGTCTGCTAACTAATACTCACCTGTGGTGCTATGTAGAATGATGCCAACACAGCTTACAAAAGTTATGGCATGAGGATGAAGCCAATTTATACTAGGAAGTGATTATAATTATGCCTTGAAATTTATTATGACATAAACACAAACGTTGCATGACTTTGATAACGATCTGAGCAACTATATTTTTTTATAAGGTGTTTTTCAAACATGTACTGTGTAACTATGTATACTGTAACTTTTTCAAACATGTTAGTGGTACCACCCCACAGAGGAATGATAAGAGTGTGACAAACAGTAGATGGGAAGAGTACTCATCTAGTTGTGGTGTGGTCAAAACAGCTAGACCCTATCAGTGTAGCCTACCTCATTTGTTCTTGCCTGCTTTCACATGTACAACACATAATCATAGAAACATTGGACAAGGCATAAACAACTTGTATGTGTTCATGTGACACAATCATAAAAGTTGTTTAAACATTTGTACATTTCATAGCTTGCTATTTCTTATAGAAGTTTAGCAAAATAATATTGGTGTTAGACTTACTGAAAAAATATCCAGCCCAATGTGAAATCATGATTTATCAAATGGACTGTTCATACAGTGTAGAAACAGAGACAAACAAATTAAAGTGTTATCACTCAAACACACATAAAAAAATACATGAtcacacaacctgttttgagtGTCATATTATTTaataaaataaatggtaaaaagatacaccagagtactaaccacaggaggctgctgaggggaggacggctcataataatggctggattggagtgaatggaatggtatcaaacacaaggaaaccatgtgtttgatgtgttcgataccattccatttattccgttcAAGCTATTagtatgagcccgtcctccccaattaaggtgccaccagccacctgtgGTACTAACTATTAAAACCTCATCGCTTGAGACTCTAAACAAACTACTAAAATATATCCACACAGTATTGAAGGGTAGATCACACACTCAGACCTCCCTTATCAACCATTAAAAACATTTGATTTAAAATATGGAGTGTTTAGAATATCTGAaaaacatatacactgagtgtacaaaacattaggaacacctacctaataccccccccttttgcctttcgccctcagaacagcctcaattcgtcggggcatggactctacaggtgtcgaaaacattccacagggatgctgacccatgttgactccaatgcttcccacaggatgtcgtttgggtggtggaccattcttgatacacacaggaaactgttgagcgtgaaaaacccagcagtgttacagttcttgacacactcaaaccggtgcgcctggcacctactacccataccccgttcaaaggcacttaaagctTTTGTTTTCCCATTCACCCAATCTATGtctgaa containing:
- the LOC121584238 gene encoding alpha-N-acetylgalactosaminide alpha-2,6-sialyltransferase 2-like isoform X1 is translated as MAISLRKCVFLVGALCVSLTITTIMYGQYYDLNFFHDRFANSQDTEFDNIWTRDEELWDNTTATGEEKLEGLCPLRKAVKKDDFFRLRFNFKVPVLQWAGSFSHSEWGRLEKYMPPYGWKDLPQDVVRSTLALLNDSSSSRLFERRWPDQCVRCAVVGNGGILRGSKQGRAIDSHHFVFRVNGAITKHFEEDVGTKTSFYGFTTNTMKNSLKFYRKDGFSKVPQGRRGRYIFIPSNKRDYVMMSAAIQGLTVTSGHDKGDWPSQYFGFKPPVQHFKMLNPDFITYVTQRFLKSPLLKYSQLYMPSTGALMLLTALHMCDQVSAYGFITKNFADFSDHYYDAVKQPLRFYANHDMQMESWLWEVLHARKVMSLYKRTKEK
- the LOC121584238 gene encoding alpha-N-acetylgalactosaminide alpha-2,6-sialyltransferase 2-like isoform X2, which translates into the protein MAISLRKCVFLVGALCVSLTITTIMYGQYYDLNFFHDRFANSQDTEFDNIWTRDEELWDNTTATGEEKLEGLCPLRKAVKKDDFFRLRFNFKVPVLQWAGSFSHSEWGRLEKYMPPYGWKDLPQDVVRSTLALLNDSSSSRLFERRWPDQCVRCAVVGNGGILRGSKQGRAIDSHHFVFRVNGAITKHFEEDVGTKTSFYGFTTNTMKNSLKFYRKDGFSKVPQGRRGRYIFIPSNKRDYVMMSAAIQGLTVTSGHDKGDWFLKSPLLKYSQLYMPSTGALMLLTALHMCDQVSAYGFITKNFADFSDHYYDAVKQPLRFYANHDMQMESWLWEVLHARKVMSLYKRTKEK